In Citrus sinensis cultivar Valencia sweet orange chromosome 4, DVS_A1.0, whole genome shotgun sequence, one DNA window encodes the following:
- the LOC102620654 gene encoding transcription factor bHLH30 isoform X1 codes for MCGLKEEDQGQCSQTIHNLQSYQEQLFLHHQQQQQQQQMHQQQLQQHHHHHHQQQQRGGLIIPEVSPILPWSLTQVHSFNPAHFGPNPVREHDPFVLPPPPPPPPTTSYGSLINRSRAPALQFAYDGSSTHDHLRIISDTLGPMVQPGSAPFGLQAELNKMTAQEIMDAKALAASKSHSEAERRRRERINNHLAKLRSLLPSTTKTDKASLLAEVIQHVKELKRQTSLIAETSPVPTEMDELTVDASDEDGKFVIKASLCCEDRSDLLPDLIKSLKALRLRTLKAEITTLGGRAKNVLFITADDQDSSCSSAAGEQHQQQQQQYSISSIEEALKAVMEKTSGDESSSGSVKRQRTNINNLEHRSL; via the exons ATGTGCGGTTTGAAGGAAGAAGATCAAGGGCAGTGTTCACAAACTATTCATAACTTACAAAGCTACCAAGAACAGttatttcttcatcatcaacaacaacagcagcaaCAACAGATGCATCAGCAGCAGCTGCAGcagcaccaccaccaccaccaccaacaaCAGCAAAGAGGCGGATTGATAATCCCTGAGGTTTCACCAATCCTACCGTGGTCACTCACTCAGGTTCACTCGTTCAACCCGGCTCACTTTGGACCTAACCCGGTTCGTGAACACGACCCATTTGTTCtccctcctcctcctcctcctccaccAACAACATCATACGGGAGTTTGATCAACAGATCAAGAGCTCCTGCTCTACAGTTTGCTTATGATGGTTCATCAACTCATGATCATCTCAGGATCATTTCTGACACTCTTGGACCAATGGTTCAACCCGGTTCAGCCCCCTTCGGATTACAAGctgaattaaacaaaatgactGCTCAAGAAATTATGGATGCTAAGGCTCTTGCTGCTTCTAAAAGCCACAGTGAAGCTGagaggagaagaagagaaagaatcAACAACCATCTTGCTAAGCTCCGCAGCTTACTCCCCAGCACAACCAAA ACGGACAAAGCTTCTTTGCTAGCTGAAGTGATCCAACATGTGAAAGAGCTAAAGCGGCAGACTTCATTGATAGCCGAAACGAGTCCGGTACCTACCGAAATGGATGAGCTAACCGTCGATGCATCGGATGAAGATGGTAAGTTCGTGATTAAAGCTTCACTTTGTTGTGAGGATAGGTCTGATCTTTTACCTGACCTAATAAAGTCATTGAAAGCTTTACGTTTGAGAACTCTAAAAGCTGAAATCACAACACTCGGTGGACGTGCAAAGAATGTTTTGTTCATCACTGCGGATGATCAAGATTCAAGTTGCAGCAGTGCTGCTGGTGAGCAGCatcagcaacaacaacaacagtaCTCTATAAGCTCGATTGAAGAAGCATTGAAAGCAGTGATGGAGAAGACTTCTGGTGATGAGTCTTCTTCTGGGAGTGTAAAGAGACAAAGAACCAATATCAATAACCTCGAACACAGGTCCCTTTAA
- the LOC102621132 gene encoding uncharacterized protein LOC102621132 isoform X2, with product MLTQRQVASWGRVFKSLQAVLAHGLLFTFTLLLSLKLDHALRHSWWIVFSPLWLFHVVVARGRFSLPAPVMPHNHQWAPSHAIVATPLLVAFELLLCIRLEGAYVVNLKIIFLPLLALETAILIDNIRMCRALMPGDEESISDEAIWETLPHFWVAISMIFLLAATIFTLLKLCGDVATLGWWDLFINFGIAECFAFLVCTKWYNPAIHRQSCIGEPSSSTTAVRYLDWSRGIVVVGDDDQQQNCRMCNLQTIGGHIMKIPFICFQIMLFMYLEGTPSRARNIPLGVIFAPLLLLQATGVLFAVYRLLEKIYLLVHSGPAFGYWSIASKARDCLGFMHHGSRLLGWWSIDEGSREELAGLYCAETKISGYNTFPPEIVKKMPKSGLIDEIWKLQAALSAQSEITKYSQQEYERLQTEKILCRICFEEQINILLLPCRHHILCRTCGEKCKKCPICRVFIEERLPIYDV from the exons ATGTTGACACAGAGGCAAGTGGCGAGCTGGGGCAGAGTGTTTAAGTCTCTGCAAGCAGTTTTAGCGCATGGTTTGCTCTTCACTTTCACGCTTTTGCTCTCTCTCAAGCTTGACCATGCACTGCGTCACTCTTGGTG GATTGTTTTTTCTCCTTTGTGGCTATTTCATGTGGTTGTAGCACGAGGCAGGTTTTCCTTGCCAGCTCCAGTGATGCCTCATAATCACCAA TGGGCCCCATCTCATGCCATCGTGGCAACACCACTGCTTGTTGCATTTGAATTACTTCTTTGCATACGTCTTGAGGGTGCTTATG TTGTAAACTTGAAGATTATCTTTCTGCCTTTGCTGGCATTGGAAACAGCTATTTTGATTGATAACATCAG GATGTGCAGAGCTTTAATGCCTGGAGATGAAGAAAGCATCAGTGATGAAGCAATATGGGAGACCCTTCCT CACTTCTGGGTTGCAATATCGATGATTTTCCTCCTTGCTGCAACAATATTCACTCTTTTAAAGTTGTGTG GTGACGTAGCTACTCTAGGTTGGTGGGatttgtttataaattttgg TATTGCAGAGTGCTTTGCATTTCTTGTTTGCACAAAGTGGTATAATCCGGCAATTCACAGGCAGTCTTGCATTGGAGAACCCAGTTCTTCTACAACAGCTGTGAGATATCTTGACTGGAGTAGAGGCATTGTAGTTGTTGGTGATGATGATCAGCAACAGAATTGTAGAATGTGTAACCTACAAACCATTGGTGGACATATTATGAAAATCCCATTTATCTGTTTCCAGATAATGCTTTTCATGTACTTAGAG GGAACACCATCTAGAGCTAGAAATATCCCATTAGGGGTTATTTTTGCTCCTCTTCTTTTGCTACAAGCCACTGGAGTTTTGTTTGCTGTATATAGATTACTCGagaaaatttatcttttagtgCATAGTGGTCCTGCTTTTGGATATTGGAGTATAGCATCAAAAGCTCGTGATTGTCTGGGGTTCATGCACCATGGGTCAAG GCTGCTTGGTTGGTGGTCGATTGATGAAGGAAGTCGAGAGGAACTTGCTGGACTCTATTGTGCTGAGACTAAAATTTCTGG ATACAACACTTTTCCCCCagaaattgtgaaaaaaatgcCGAAATCAGGCCTTATTGATGAG ATTTGGAAATTGCAAGCAGCACTTAGTGCACAAAGTGAAATCACAAAGTACAGCCAGCAGGAATATGAAAGACTTCAAACT GAAAAGATCCTATGCAGAATTTGTTTCgaagaacagatcaatataCTCTTGCTTCCATGCAGGCATCACATCCTATGCAG AACCTGTGGTGAGAAGTGTAAGAAATGTCCTATCTGCCGTGTCTTTATCGAAGAACGACTACCTATATACGATGTTTAG
- the LOC102621411 gene encoding leucoanthocyanidin reductase-like, producing the protein MTVSNGITTGKSRVLVVGATGFIGRFVTEASLASGRPTYVLVRPSPGSSCNKAKIVEAFKDKGAFLLRGTVSDRELMEKILKEHEIEIVISAVGGEQVKDQLPLIDAIKAVGTIKRFLPSEFGHDVDRADPVEPGLAMYKEKRRVRRVIEEMKVPYTYICCNSIASWPYYDNHHPSEVLPPLDQFQIYGDGTVKAYFVAGTDIGKFTMRIVDDIRTLNKTVHFRPPCNYYNINELASLWEKKIGRTLPRVIVTENDLLAAAAENRIPQSVVASFTHDIFIRGCQVNFSFDGPNDIEVTNLYPDEQFRTLDDCFSDYLINLKGKSMDNVA; encoded by the exons ATGACTGTGTCAAATGGTATCACAACAGGCAAGAGCAGAGTTCTGGTCGTCGGAGCAACCGGTTTCATCGGCCGGTTTGTAACCGAGGCCAGCCTCGCCTCCGGTAGACCCACCTATGTTCTCGTCCGGCCAAGTCCCGGTAGCTCTTGTAACAAGGCTAAAATTGTGGAAGCATTCAAAGACAAGGGCGCTTTCTTATTACGT GGAACAGTAAGTGACAGAGAACTAAtggagaaaatattaaaagagcaTGAGATTGAGATAGTCATATCAGCTGTTGGCGGTGAGCAAGTTAAGGACCAGCTCCCTCTAATTGACGCCATCAAAGCCGTTGGCACCATTAag AGATTTTTGCCGTCAGAGTTTGGTCACGACGTGGACAGGGCTGATCCGGTGGAGCCGGGGCTAGCAATGTACAAAGAAAAGCGCAGAGTAAGGCGAGTGATTGAGGAAATGAAGGTGCCCTACACTTACATTTGCTGCAACTCCATCGCCTCATGGCCTTACTACGACAATCACCACCCTTCGGAGGTTCTTCCTCCGTTGGATCAGTTTCAAATCTACGGTGACGGGACCGTCAAAG CGTATTTTGTTGCAGGCACTGACATTGGAAAATTCACAATGAGAATTGTTGATGACATCCGAACTCTAAACAAGACAGTTCATTTTAGGCCACCCTGCaattattataacataaaCGAGCTTGCATCCTtgtgggaaaagaaaattggacGAACTTTACCCAGAGTTATTGTCACTGAAAATGATCTTCTAGCTGCAGCCGCAG AGAATCGTATACCGCAAAGTGTTGTTGCATCATTCACCCATGACATTTTCATAAGAGGGTGTCaagttaatttttcatttgatggCCCGAATGATATTGAAGTGACCAATCTCTATCCGGATGAACAATTTCGTACGTTGGATGATTGCTTCAGTGATTATCTCATCAATTTGAAGGGCAAATCCATGGATAATGTTGCTTAA
- the LOC102620377 gene encoding aspartyl protease family protein 2, translated as MLRALPLLSPTATTMFTVSLRSLSLLLLIATAATEYLKLPLLHKTHHTPSTIPLYLSHLHNLKSPITSGASSGSGQYFVSLHLGSPPQHLLLVADTGSDLIWVACSACRDCSLRSPGSAFLTRHSASFSPHHCFHSTCQRLVPHPRHNPCNHTLLHSPCRYEYEYSDGSITEGFFSKELITLNSSSGKQILLKDFHFGCGFHIAGPSLTGGSFNGAHGVLGLGRGPISFSSQLGRRFGNKFSYCLMDYTVSPPPTSFLVIGDHQNDDVSTSPKMSFTPLLLNPQSPTFYYIGIKSVYVDDVKLRINPAVWLIDEMGNGGTVIDSGTTLTLFEESAYRKILTAFKRRVKLPSPAESVLGFDLCVNVSGVSRPSFPKLSIELVGKSVFRPPQRNYFIETSDQVKCLAIQPVNPGSGSVIGNLMQQGFLFEFDRDKSRLGFTRHSCALP; from the coding sequence ATGCTGCGGGCACTCCCTCTTCTCTCTCCCACAGCCACAACCATGTTCACAGTTTCCCTCCGTTCActctctcttctcctcctCATAGCCACCGCCGCCACAGAATATCTCAAACTCCCACTTCTCCACAAAACTCACCATACCCCCAGTACCATCCCGCTTTATCTCTCCCATCTCCACAACCTCAAATCTCCCATCACTTCCGGCGCTTCCTCCGGCTCCGGCCAGTACTTCGTCTCCCTCCACCTCGGCTCCCCTCCTCAACACCTCCTCCTCGTTGCCGATACCGGCAGCGACCTCATCTGGGTCGCCTGCTCTGCCTGCCGCGACTGCTCCCTCCGCTCCCCCGGTTCCGCCTTTCTCACCCGCCACTCCGCCTCCTTCTCTCCCCACCACTGCTTCCACTCCACCTGTCAGCGCCTCGTCCCCCACCCTCGCCACAACCCTTGCAATCACACCCTCCTCCACAGCCCTTGTCGTTACGAGTACGAATACTCCGACGGCTCTATCACCGAAGGCTTCTTCTCTAAAGAACTCATCACTCTCAACTCAAGCTCCGGCAAACAAATTCTGCTCAAAGACTTCCATTTCGGCTGTGGCTTTCATATCGCCGGTCCCAGCCTCACGGGCGGCAGCTTCAATGGGGCCCATGGAGTATTGGGCCTGGGTCGGGGCCCCATTTCGTTTTCCTCTCAACTGGGTCGACGTTTCGGCAACAAGTTCTCTTACTGTCTCATGGACTACACTGTTTCTCCACCGCCCACGAGTTTCCTCGTGATCGGGGATCACCAAAACGACGACGTTTCCACCAGCCCGAAAATGAGCTTCACCCCATTGCTTCTCAACCCTCAGTCACCCACATTTTACTACATTGGCATCAAGAGCGTGTACGTTGACGATGTTAAATTACGAATTAACCCTGCCGTTTGGTTAATCGACGAGATGGGTAACGGAGGCACTGTCATCGACTCTGGGACTACCTTGACGCTCTTTGAGGAGTCGGCTTACCGCAAGATACTAACGGCTTTTAAACGGCGAGTGAAGTTACCGAGTCCGGCTGAGTCGGTTCTGGGGTTTGATCTTTGTGTTAATGTTTCGGGCGTGTCGAGACCGAGTTTCCCCAAACTGAGCATTGAACTCGTGGGCAAGTCGGTGTTTAGGCCCCCACAAAGGAATTATTTTATCGAGACGAGTGACCAAGTCAAGTGCTTAGCGATCCAACCTGTAAATCCCGGGTCCGGGTCGGTTATAGGGAATCTGATGCAGCAAGGGTTCTTGTTCGAGTTTGATAGAGACAAGTCGCGGCTCGGTTTTACACGTCATAGCTGCGCCTTACCTTGA
- the LOC102621132 gene encoding uncharacterized protein LOC102621132 isoform X1, which yields MLTQRQVASWGRVFKSLQAVLAHGLLFTFTLLLSLKLDHALRHSWWIVFSPLWLFHVVVARGRFSLPAPVMPHNHQWAPSHAIVATPLLVAFELLLCIRLEGAYVVNLKIIFLPLLALETAILIDNIRMCRALMPGDEESISDEAIWETLPHFWVAISMIFLLAATIFTLLKLCGDVATLAVEVILLMLHSIAECFAFLVCTKWYNPAIHRQSCIGEPSSSTTAVRYLDWSRGIVVVGDDDQQQNCRMCNLQTIGGHIMKIPFICFQIMLFMYLEGTPSRARNIPLGVIFAPLLLLQATGVLFAVYRLLEKIYLLVHSGPAFGYWSIASKARDCLGFMHHGSRLLGWWSIDEGSREELAGLYCAETKISGYNTFPPEIVKKMPKSGLIDEIWKLQAALSAQSEITKYSQQEYERLQTEKILCRICFEEQINILLLPCRHHILCRTCGEKCKKCPICRVFIEERLPIYDV from the exons ATGTTGACACAGAGGCAAGTGGCGAGCTGGGGCAGAGTGTTTAAGTCTCTGCAAGCAGTTTTAGCGCATGGTTTGCTCTTCACTTTCACGCTTTTGCTCTCTCTCAAGCTTGACCATGCACTGCGTCACTCTTGGTG GATTGTTTTTTCTCCTTTGTGGCTATTTCATGTGGTTGTAGCACGAGGCAGGTTTTCCTTGCCAGCTCCAGTGATGCCTCATAATCACCAA TGGGCCCCATCTCATGCCATCGTGGCAACACCACTGCTTGTTGCATTTGAATTACTTCTTTGCATACGTCTTGAGGGTGCTTATG TTGTAAACTTGAAGATTATCTTTCTGCCTTTGCTGGCATTGGAAACAGCTATTTTGATTGATAACATCAG GATGTGCAGAGCTTTAATGCCTGGAGATGAAGAAAGCATCAGTGATGAAGCAATATGGGAGACCCTTCCT CACTTCTGGGTTGCAATATCGATGATTTTCCTCCTTGCTGCAACAATATTCACTCTTTTAAAGTTGTGTG GTGACGTAGCTACTCTAG CTGTGGAAGTAATTCTGCTTATGCTTCACAGTATTGCAGAGTGCTTTGCATTTCTTGTTTGCACAAAGTGGTATAATCCGGCAATTCACAGGCAGTCTTGCATTGGAGAACCCAGTTCTTCTACAACAGCTGTGAGATATCTTGACTGGAGTAGAGGCATTGTAGTTGTTGGTGATGATGATCAGCAACAGAATTGTAGAATGTGTAACCTACAAACCATTGGTGGACATATTATGAAAATCCCATTTATCTGTTTCCAGATAATGCTTTTCATGTACTTAGAG GGAACACCATCTAGAGCTAGAAATATCCCATTAGGGGTTATTTTTGCTCCTCTTCTTTTGCTACAAGCCACTGGAGTTTTGTTTGCTGTATATAGATTACTCGagaaaatttatcttttagtgCATAGTGGTCCTGCTTTTGGATATTGGAGTATAGCATCAAAAGCTCGTGATTGTCTGGGGTTCATGCACCATGGGTCAAG GCTGCTTGGTTGGTGGTCGATTGATGAAGGAAGTCGAGAGGAACTTGCTGGACTCTATTGTGCTGAGACTAAAATTTCTGG ATACAACACTTTTCCCCCagaaattgtgaaaaaaatgcCGAAATCAGGCCTTATTGATGAG ATTTGGAAATTGCAAGCAGCACTTAGTGCACAAAGTGAAATCACAAAGTACAGCCAGCAGGAATATGAAAGACTTCAAACT GAAAAGATCCTATGCAGAATTTGTTTCgaagaacagatcaatataCTCTTGCTTCCATGCAGGCATCACATCCTATGCAG AACCTGTGGTGAGAAGTGTAAGAAATGTCCTATCTGCCGTGTCTTTATCGAAGAACGACTACCTATATACGATGTTTAG
- the LOC102620654 gene encoding transcription factor bHLH30 isoform X2 — protein MCGLKEEDQGQCSQTIHNLQSYQEQLFLHHQQQQQQQQMHQQQLQQHHHHHHQQQQRGGLIIPEVSPILPWSLTQVHSFNPAHFGPNPVREHDPFVLPPPPPPPPTTSYGSLINRSRAPALQFAYDGSSTHDHLRIISDTLGPMVQPGSAPFGLQAELNKMTAQEIMDAKALAASKSHSEAERRRRERINNHLAKLRSLLPSTTKTDKASLLAEVIQHVKELKRQTSLIAETSPVPTEMDELTVDASDEDALRLRTLKAEITTLGGRAKNVLFITADDQDSSCSSAAGEQHQQQQQQYSISSIEEALKAVMEKTSGDESSSGSVKRQRTNINNLEHRSL, from the exons ATGTGCGGTTTGAAGGAAGAAGATCAAGGGCAGTGTTCACAAACTATTCATAACTTACAAAGCTACCAAGAACAGttatttcttcatcatcaacaacaacagcagcaaCAACAGATGCATCAGCAGCAGCTGCAGcagcaccaccaccaccaccaccaacaaCAGCAAAGAGGCGGATTGATAATCCCTGAGGTTTCACCAATCCTACCGTGGTCACTCACTCAGGTTCACTCGTTCAACCCGGCTCACTTTGGACCTAACCCGGTTCGTGAACACGACCCATTTGTTCtccctcctcctcctcctcctccaccAACAACATCATACGGGAGTTTGATCAACAGATCAAGAGCTCCTGCTCTACAGTTTGCTTATGATGGTTCATCAACTCATGATCATCTCAGGATCATTTCTGACACTCTTGGACCAATGGTTCAACCCGGTTCAGCCCCCTTCGGATTACAAGctgaattaaacaaaatgactGCTCAAGAAATTATGGATGCTAAGGCTCTTGCTGCTTCTAAAAGCCACAGTGAAGCTGagaggagaagaagagaaagaatcAACAACCATCTTGCTAAGCTCCGCAGCTTACTCCCCAGCACAACCAAA ACGGACAAAGCTTCTTTGCTAGCTGAAGTGATCCAACATGTGAAAGAGCTAAAGCGGCAGACTTCATTGATAGCCGAAACGAGTCCGGTACCTACCGAAATGGATGAGCTAACCGTCGATGCATCGGATGAAGATG CTTTACGTTTGAGAACTCTAAAAGCTGAAATCACAACACTCGGTGGACGTGCAAAGAATGTTTTGTTCATCACTGCGGATGATCAAGATTCAAGTTGCAGCAGTGCTGCTGGTGAGCAGCatcagcaacaacaacaacagtaCTCTATAAGCTCGATTGAAGAAGCATTGAAAGCAGTGATGGAGAAGACTTCTGGTGATGAGTCTTCTTCTGGGAGTGTAAAGAGACAAAGAACCAATATCAATAACCTCGAACACAGGTCCCTTTAA